One genomic region from Nocardia vinacea encodes:
- a CDS encoding oxygenase MpaB family protein: MSQPGYFADNSMARRVMSKRAVGLTYGQRALVIGAVNPLLYVGTAENTEHRMTPYSRLALTGKLFEAVFLGSKDEADRALAFTAKKHTKVVGELPEDAGRHHPAGTGYSAFDPHLMYMTMAFAFDSAEVMHDLLVRPLTGGEREGLYQDYVRWGELFGMPREAAPGSYPLFRKSFDDYLASDELFLTDEARLVGSYLAGQRTPYPQRGPMRQVVDAFYLLVQGSLPPRIRDMYGMRWGLPEQIAFRALAQGVRTAHIAPPLVPPVLRGTLAGPSAPVYKLLSKRERELHSTGRPSMPGVDPRNWAARNSA; the protein is encoded by the coding sequence ATGTCCCAGCCCGGCTACTTCGCCGATAATTCGATGGCCCGACGGGTCATGAGCAAGCGCGCGGTGGGTCTCACCTACGGCCAGCGTGCCCTGGTGATCGGCGCGGTCAATCCGCTGCTGTATGTCGGAACCGCCGAGAACACCGAGCATCGGATGACTCCGTACTCGCGACTCGCGTTGACCGGCAAGCTCTTCGAGGCCGTCTTCCTCGGGAGCAAGGACGAGGCGGATCGCGCGCTCGCCTTCACCGCCAAGAAGCACACGAAGGTCGTCGGCGAACTGCCCGAGGACGCGGGCCGGCACCATCCGGCGGGAACCGGCTACTCCGCATTCGACCCGCACCTGATGTACATGACCATGGCCTTCGCCTTCGACTCGGCCGAGGTGATGCACGATCTGCTGGTCCGCCCGCTGACCGGCGGCGAACGCGAGGGCCTGTACCAGGACTACGTCCGCTGGGGTGAACTGTTCGGCATGCCACGCGAGGCCGCGCCCGGCAGCTACCCGCTGTTCCGCAAATCCTTCGACGACTACCTAGCCTCGGACGAGCTGTTCCTCACCGATGAGGCCAGGCTGGTCGGTTCGTATCTGGCCGGTCAGCGCACGCCCTATCCGCAGCGCGGGCCGATGCGCCAGGTCGTCGACGCGTTCTACCTGCTGGTGCAGGGCAGTCTGCCGCCGCGCATCCGCGATATGTACGGGATGCGCTGGGGGCTGCCCGAGCAAATCGCGTTCCGCGCGCTCGCCCAGGGCGTACGCACCGCGCATATCGCCCCACCGCTTGTTCCGCCGGTGCTGCGCGGGACGCTGGCCGGTCCGAGCGCGCCGGTCTACAAGCTGTTGTCCAAGCGGGAACGCGAACTGCACAGCACCGGCCGCCCGAGCATGCCCGGTGTCGACCCACGCAACTGGGCGGCGCGAAATTCCGCGTGA
- the trpS gene encoding tryptophan--tRNA ligase encodes MSSPAQTNPAAERKQRVLSGIQPTSASFHLGNYLGALQYWVTMQDDYDALYFIPDMHAITVSQDPKELRRRTKAAAAQLLALGIDPKRSTLFVQSQVPEHAELTWVLSCITGFGEASRMTQFKDKSVKQGAENASVGLFTYPVLMAADILLYRAHQVPVGEDQRQHLELTRNLAQRFNTRFKKTFVVPEAHIVKGTAKIYDLQDPTSKMSKSASTDAGLINLLDDPKITAKKIRSAVTDTEREIRYDPENKAGVSNLLVILTSLSGTPIVTLERDYAGKGYGDLKSDVADALVEFVTPLRAKVEEYLSDQGELDRILDAGAERAREIAGNTLAQVYDRVGFLAR; translated from the coding sequence ATGTCCAGTCCTGCTCAGACGAACCCGGCCGCTGAACGCAAACAGCGGGTGCTGTCCGGGATCCAGCCCACCAGCGCGTCCTTCCATCTCGGCAACTACCTTGGCGCGCTGCAGTACTGGGTGACCATGCAGGACGACTACGACGCGCTCTACTTCATCCCGGATATGCACGCCATCACCGTGTCGCAGGATCCGAAGGAACTGCGCAGGCGCACCAAGGCGGCGGCCGCGCAGTTGCTCGCGCTCGGCATCGACCCCAAGCGCTCCACGCTCTTCGTGCAGAGCCAGGTACCCGAGCATGCCGAGCTGACCTGGGTGCTCAGCTGCATCACCGGATTCGGTGAGGCCAGCCGGATGACCCAGTTCAAGGACAAGTCGGTCAAACAGGGTGCGGAGAACGCCAGCGTCGGACTGTTCACCTATCCGGTGCTGATGGCCGCGGACATCCTGCTCTACCGTGCGCATCAGGTGCCGGTCGGCGAGGATCAGCGCCAGCATCTCGAGCTGACTCGAAATCTGGCTCAGCGCTTCAATACTCGGTTCAAGAAGACGTTCGTGGTGCCGGAGGCGCATATCGTCAAGGGCACCGCGAAGATCTACGACCTGCAGGATCCGACCTCGAAGATGAGCAAGTCGGCCTCCACCGACGCCGGTCTGATCAACCTGCTCGACGATCCGAAGATCACCGCCAAGAAGATTCGCTCCGCGGTCACCGATACCGAGCGCGAAATCCGCTACGACCCGGAAAACAAGGCGGGTGTCAGCAATCTGCTGGTGATCCTGACTTCGCTGAGCGGCACCCCGATTGTCACGCTGGAACGCGACTATGCCGGTAAGGGTTACGGCGATCTGAAGTCCGACGTCGCCGACGCGTTGGTCGAATTTGTCACCCCGCTGCGGGCGAAGGTGGAAGAGTATTTGTCAGATCAGGGTGAACTCGACCGCATCCTCGACGCAGGTGCCGAGCGGGCGCGCGAGATTGCCGGCAACACTCTGGCGCAGGTTTACGACCGGGTGGGGTTTTTGGCTCGCTAG
- the yhjD gene encoding inner membrane protein YhjD — protein MQVIDNIKAALERRIQSRPWLDHLIRAGGNYQRQRGDYYAAGITYFTVLSLFPLLMVAFAIAGSVLSGDPEMLTELRNKIIENIPGSLGGQLNDLIDQAVRSRGAVGTLGLLVGVYTGLGWMANLRAALTEQWEQKTPEGNWFLSKLSDLGALIGLGLAFVASIGLSTLASSTLGARLLITFRLSELPGARLILVLISILLGFLASWAVFVWMIARLPREPVTLRSAARAAALAAVVFEIFKYVASFYLQMVLHSPAGAVFGSIIGLMVFSYTTYRILLFATAWAATASENEIEAEIPPPAPAVIKPRMGAPGLSMGTGAAYFGVGALAAFVLSGLRRR, from the coding sequence ATGCAGGTGATCGACAACATCAAGGCGGCGCTCGAACGGCGGATCCAGTCGCGGCCGTGGCTGGATCATCTGATCCGCGCGGGCGGAAATTATCAGCGGCAACGCGGCGATTACTACGCGGCCGGGATCACGTATTTCACAGTGCTGTCGCTGTTTCCGCTGTTGATGGTCGCCTTCGCGATCGCGGGCTCCGTACTGTCGGGCGACCCGGAAATGCTCACCGAACTGCGGAACAAGATCATCGAGAACATTCCGGGATCACTCGGCGGCCAGCTCAATGATCTGATCGATCAGGCGGTCCGATCGCGCGGCGCGGTCGGCACGCTCGGTCTGCTCGTCGGTGTCTACACCGGACTCGGCTGGATGGCGAATCTGCGGGCGGCACTGACCGAACAGTGGGAACAGAAGACCCCGGAGGGCAATTGGTTCCTGAGCAAGCTTTCCGACCTCGGTGCATTGATCGGGCTCGGCTTGGCCTTCGTGGCCTCGATCGGTCTGTCCACCCTGGCGTCGAGCACCCTCGGCGCGCGGCTGCTGATCACTTTCCGCCTGTCGGAGTTGCCCGGTGCGCGGCTGATCCTGGTGCTCATTTCGATACTGCTCGGCTTCCTCGCCTCATGGGCAGTGTTCGTCTGGATGATCGCCCGCCTGCCCCGCGAGCCGGTCACCTTGCGCAGTGCCGCACGCGCGGCGGCACTGGCCGCGGTGGTCTTCGAAATCTTCAAATACGTCGCGTCGTTCTACCTGCAGATGGTGCTGCACAGCCCTGCGGGCGCGGTATTCGGATCAATCATCGGCCTGATGGTGTTCAGCTACACCACCTATCGCATCCTCTTATTCGCAACCGCTTGGGCCGCAACGGCATCGGAGAACGAGATCGAAGCCGAAATCCCCCCACCCGCCCCTGCCGTGATCAAGCCTCGCATGGGCGCGCCCGGCCTCTCGATGGGCACGGGAGCTGCTTATTTCGGTGTGGGCGCCCTTGCGGCGTTTGTGCTTTCAGGGTTGCGTCGACGCTGA
- a CDS encoding WXG100 family type VII secretion target yields MSWVPPTKTQIRSWTFDALTSQAGEWGQGAQKITEQRTVVSQQLADSPGFWRGGAGDSMRWKGDEAKSSLSKVVSAFDNAQQSTSQIIASLSFAKSAAVNVIHDAEDARFTVAEDGTVSFSEDVLAWIAQENDIRSPIIARMVVTRVANQYEDKIKKCLREAGDAAGAAREAIEKVFADVPVPLGSDLETIVTSYQVDDGDKRYVMWPDTDKIAQWKKWSLGTIDIEPKQVTAAEAEMLNNLSLWDQWQFKQISEKAQEEAEKAFPPVQMLDAAGNPVFDKDGKPVMNNQDNHTDAFRHAYWNALLTREFGEDWTKEYTSKHEMRDDNRSVREAMDLYNNEVGRKIAVDNPTKNGYSPFGSDLSDVVKEAVLRGDTVLIDKNMNLNWTNQVKIGEAVNSAAFDDQPDRRLPGAPVAEK; encoded by the coding sequence ATGAGCTGGGTACCGCCGACGAAGACTCAAATCCGCAGCTGGACCTTCGATGCGTTGACCTCCCAAGCTGGGGAATGGGGCCAAGGCGCACAGAAGATCACCGAGCAGCGCACCGTCGTCTCCCAGCAGCTCGCGGATTCCCCGGGTTTCTGGCGCGGAGGCGCCGGAGACTCGATGCGATGGAAGGGTGACGAAGCTAAATCGTCGTTGTCGAAGGTGGTTTCGGCCTTCGACAACGCTCAGCAATCCACGTCACAGATCATCGCCTCGCTCAGTTTCGCCAAATCCGCTGCGGTCAACGTGATTCATGATGCCGAGGACGCGCGGTTCACCGTCGCTGAGGACGGCACGGTTAGCTTCTCCGAAGACGTCCTCGCATGGATTGCGCAGGAAAACGACATCCGCAGTCCGATAATCGCCAGGATGGTGGTGACGCGTGTCGCCAACCAGTACGAGGACAAGATCAAGAAGTGCCTCCGGGAGGCTGGCGATGCCGCGGGGGCTGCCCGGGAAGCGATCGAGAAGGTGTTCGCTGATGTTCCGGTGCCGCTGGGTAGTGACCTCGAAACCATCGTGACCTCATACCAAGTCGATGACGGTGACAAGCGCTACGTGATGTGGCCTGACACCGACAAGATTGCGCAGTGGAAGAAGTGGTCCCTAGGAACGATCGACATCGAGCCCAAGCAGGTCACCGCTGCGGAGGCGGAAATGCTGAACAACTTGAGCCTTTGGGACCAGTGGCAATTCAAACAGATTTCTGAGAAAGCGCAGGAGGAAGCCGAAAAGGCCTTTCCTCCGGTACAGATGCTGGATGCCGCAGGCAACCCTGTGTTCGATAAGGACGGCAAGCCTGTTATGAATAACCAGGACAACCATACCGACGCGTTCCGCCATGCCTACTGGAATGCCCTGTTGACCCGTGAATTCGGCGAGGATTGGACCAAGGAATACACCTCGAAGCACGAGATGCGAGACGACAACCGGTCGGTGCGCGAGGCGATGGACCTGTACAACAACGAGGTCGGGCGCAAGATTGCCGTCGACAATCCGACAAAAAATGGGTACAGCCCCTTTGGCAGCGACTTGAGCGATGTCGTCAAAGAAGCTGTCTTGCGAGGCGACACAGTACTGATCGACAAGAATATGAATCTGAACTGGACCAACCAGGTGAAGATCGGCGAGGCCGTGAACTCGGCAGCCTTCGACGACCAGCCGGACAGACGCTTGCCGGGCGCCCCTGTGGCAGAGAAATGA
- a CDS encoding YbaB/EbfC family nucleoid-associated protein, producing the protein MQLYPNNGDIDPITNQMDAVQRALMTDRSTASRYGVAVDVLADGTLQAVRIDESVTPFGAELGNLITELVHEALDQARGNVRERLAELSADPRMAAAVETLGLAAERPYPVPSEPTARHEPSDDELTEEELIEQNQRRNQSYW; encoded by the coding sequence GTGCAGTTGTACCCGAACAACGGTGATATCGACCCGATCACCAATCAGATGGATGCCGTGCAACGCGCCCTGATGACCGACCGGTCCACCGCATCGCGCTACGGGGTTGCGGTTGACGTGCTCGCGGACGGAACGCTTCAAGCAGTTCGAATCGACGAGAGCGTCACACCTTTCGGAGCCGAACTGGGCAATCTGATCACCGAGCTCGTGCACGAGGCCCTGGACCAGGCTCGCGGGAATGTGCGTGAACGTCTCGCCGAACTCAGCGCAGACCCGCGCATGGCAGCGGCGGTCGAGACCCTCGGGCTGGCCGCGGAACGCCCGTACCCGGTCCCATCCGAGCCTACGGCGAGGCACGAACCGTCCGACGACGAGCTCACCGAAGAAGAATTGATCGAGCAGAACCAGCGGCGCAACCAGTCGTACTGGTAG